A DNA window from Bacteroidota bacterium contains the following coding sequences:
- a CDS encoding ankyrin repeat domain-containing protein: MKRLWFGFLMVLAAVSLQAQTAAENDLLRASIVGDLEEAMAALGKGAKLECHDGNGRTPLLLATKLGHTPLVIIYLDRGASISAADEEGTNAMMMAAKNGQFEIAQVLLAKSPNLEAIDKNGFTALMLCAESGHTEVMGLLLEAGAKPKFTKEEDIEVAKTGSQQDNLNAKLLNAIQNHEESVALEMIKAGAKPDARSKRSIPALVMAAARKQVAVVEALLDKGADVNIRATDAEKGIEQITPLHVAATNGHVEILQLLLTRGAHVDAQDKSGLTPLMAASELGNTVAVILMIDKGADVNLQDYDGLSPLILTAYTSQHDVARILLSHEAQPELADDQFTTPLMIAAQQGDMEMVKLLVEAGANPKTRKGPNGYRAADIAKLNDHKEVAAFLKAASE, from the coding sequence ATGAAAAGACTCTGGTTCGGATTTTTGATGGTTTTGGCGGCCGTAAGCCTTCAAGCGCAGACTGCAGCTGAAAATGATTTGCTGCGGGCAAGTATTGTCGGCGACCTGGAAGAGGCAATGGCCGCATTGGGCAAAGGCGCAAAACTCGAATGCCATGACGGCAACGGTCGCACACCCCTTCTGCTCGCCACCAAATTGGGCCATACACCCTTGGTGATCATTTATTTGGACAGAGGCGCGTCAATTTCCGCGGCAGACGAGGAAGGTACCAATGCGATGATGATGGCCGCCAAAAACGGGCAATTCGAGATCGCGCAGGTTTTGCTTGCCAAAAGTCCCAATTTGGAAGCCATCGACAAAAATGGATTCACCGCCTTGATGCTTTGCGCCGAAAGCGGCCATACCGAAGTCATGGGGCTTCTGCTGGAAGCGGGTGCCAAACCCAAATTCACCAAGGAAGAAGACATCGAGGTCGCAAAAACGGGTTCGCAGCAAGACAACCTCAATGCAAAATTGCTGAATGCCATCCAAAACCACGAAGAATCAGTTGCGTTGGAGATGATCAAGGCGGGCGCAAAACCCGATGCACGGAGCAAACGAAGCATTCCGGCGTTGGTCATGGCTGCGGCCCGCAAGCAGGTTGCTGTCGTCGAAGCCCTGCTGGACAAAGGTGCCGACGTGAATATCCGCGCCACAGATGCTGAAAAAGGAATCGAGCAGATCACACCGCTACATGTTGCCGCCACCAATGGCCACGTCGAAATCCTGCAACTCCTGCTCACACGCGGTGCGCACGTGGACGCCCAAGACAAGTCGGGGCTTACACCCCTCATGGCTGCCTCTGAACTGGGCAACACAGTTGCGGTCATTCTGATGATCGACAAGGGCGCAGACGTCAATCTTCAAGATTACGACGGTCTTTCGCCGTTGATTTTGACCGCCTATACAAGCCAACACGATGTCGCCCGTATCCTGCTCAGCCATGAGGCACAACCAGAACTCGCTGACGACCAATTCACTACACCATTGATGATTGCCGCACAACAAGGCGACATGGAAATGGTCAAGCTCTTGGTTGAGGCAGGCGCAAATCCCAAAACACGCAAAGGCCCCAATGGCTACCGCGCTGCCGACATTGCAAAACTCAACGATCACAAGGAAGTTGCAGCATTTTTGAAGGCTGCCTCCGAATAA
- a CDS encoding SPFH domain-containing protein — MKLEKNYTAKPGMPFIALVLAMLGGSIAGIILLHSAWFAIGITLAVILSLGFIVVQPNHSVVLVFFGTYKGTLKDNGIWWVNPFFSKKSVSLRARNLDREPVKVNDKLGNPIMIGVVLVWRVQDTYKAALEVDSYENFVKIQSESAIRQLATHFAYDKFDDEETDISLRDGGEEVNGILEETLRHRLEIAGIEVIEARIAYLAYAQEIAGAMLQRQQATAIVAARKKIVEGAVSMVEMALHQLSEKDVVHLDDAKKAAMVTNLMVVLCSDRAATPMVNAGVE; from the coding sequence ATGAAACTCGAAAAAAATTACACAGCAAAACCCGGTATGCCTTTTATCGCCTTGGTATTGGCAATGCTTGGCGGTTCGATCGCGGGAATCATCCTGTTGCATTCCGCTTGGTTTGCCATCGGCATCACGTTGGCGGTGATTCTCTCGCTCGGATTTATCGTGGTTCAGCCCAATCATTCGGTCGTTTTGGTCTTTTTTGGAACCTACAAAGGCACCTTGAAAGACAATGGAATTTGGTGGGTCAATCCATTTTTCTCCAAGAAATCGGTTTCCCTTCGCGCACGCAACCTCGACCGCGAACCGGTGAAAGTCAACGACAAACTCGGCAACCCGATTATGATCGGCGTCGTTTTGGTATGGCGTGTGCAGGATACCTACAAGGCAGCGTTGGAGGTGGATTCCTACGAAAACTTCGTCAAGATCCAGAGTGAATCGGCCATCCGTCAACTCGCGACGCACTTTGCCTACGACAAATTTGACGACGAGGAAACCGATATCTCGCTGCGCGATGGGGGAGAAGAGGTGAATGGAATCCTCGAAGAAACCTTGCGTCACCGCTTGGAAATCGCCGGCATCGAAGTCATTGAAGCACGAATCGCCTACCTCGCTTATGCACAGGAGATTGCAGGTGCAATGTTGCAAAGGCAGCAGGCCACGGCGATCGTGGCAGCTCGCAAGAAGATCGTTGAAGGTGCTGTGAGCATGGTCGAAATGGCTTTGCATCAACTCAGCGAAAAGGACGTCGTGCATCTCGACGATGCCAAAAAAGCCGCCATGGTCACCAACCTGATGGTGGTCCTTTGCTCAGACCGCGCCGCAACGCCGATGGTCAATGCAGGCGTGGAATAG
- a CDS encoding RNA methyltransferase, with the protein MQALSKAKLRLFTGLQLKKIRYEEGLFVAEGLKMCREAMASDYQIEAIVVQKGTEIPDDLALPLNLCHEASPDDFKKLTTQVSPEGILTVLRFPGAPLCHLDAPVDTLPQGPAFVLAAIQDPGNLGTILRTSDWFGMPSLICGPGTVDPFNPKVLRSSMGSLFRVRLYLLSNLEEWIRRNAKLIWCADMEGESLEQINLAERPFVLLGNEALGVSSEIAAMDGLRRVTIPRIGNAESLNAATAASILAWNMAFPSNKAGK; encoded by the coding sequence ATGCAGGCACTTTCCAAGGCGAAATTACGACTTTTTACGGGCCTACAGCTCAAAAAAATCCGGTATGAGGAGGGGTTGTTTGTCGCCGAAGGGCTGAAGATGTGCAGGGAGGCCATGGCCTCCGACTATCAGATCGAGGCGATTGTGGTTCAAAAAGGAACCGAAATTCCCGATGATCTTGCCCTGCCTCTGAACCTCTGTCATGAAGCAAGCCCCGATGATTTCAAAAAACTGACCACGCAGGTCAGCCCGGAGGGCATTTTGACTGTTTTGCGGTTTCCGGGAGCTCCGTTATGCCATCTCGATGCCCCCGTTGATACATTGCCGCAAGGTCCAGCCTTTGTCTTGGCTGCAATTCAAGATCCTGGTAACCTGGGAACGATCCTTCGCACAAGTGATTGGTTTGGCATGCCAAGCCTGATTTGCGGTCCCGGCACGGTGGATCCGTTCAACCCCAAGGTGTTGCGCAGTTCCATGGGATCGCTTTTTCGTGTGCGTCTTTACCTTTTGAGCAATCTGGAAGAATGGATTCGGCGTAATGCAAAGCTGATTTGGTGCGCAGACATGGAAGGTGAATCCTTGGAGCAAATAAATCTCGCTGAACGGCCCTTCGTGTTGCTCGGAAACGAAGCTTTGGGTGTTTCCTCCGAAATTGCTGCGATGGATGGCCTCCGTCGCGTGACGATTCCGCGCATCGGCAACGCCGAAAGCCTCAATGCCGCCACCGCAGCATCTATTCTGGCTTGGAACATGGCGTTTCCAAGCAACAAAGCTGGCAAATAA